A window from Chloracidobacterium sp. encodes these proteins:
- a CDS encoding 4-hydroxy-3-methylbut-2-enyl diphosphate reductase, with amino-acid sequence MASQVAVTPSEIVPARARLPVQAATRAAVARDFGSPIIEAIRRQGYWYRVGRLTFRLAREFGFCYGVDDALDLAYEARRRFNHQTIYLTGEIIHNPVVNNRLTALGVRPLDDLAQVTPRDVVIIPAFGLPVSDLARLRETGCTVIDTTCGSVVHVWKRVERYARDGFTTIIHGKHDHEETTATRSHILAVPGGRYVVVRNLEEAELVAEVIAGTQPAATLQNFFVRAASPGFDPARDLERIGLANQTTMLASESLAIAERLRAAIVARYGEDEAPFRFRSFDTICSATQVRQDAVAELLAFPPDLMFVVGGYNSSNTGHLCEMASAVCPTYHIAAPDCIMSAEVIRHKPAFCGREIQSRNWLPPGELTIGLTSGASTPDRSLGEVVLRLVEVAGETPPSDWAARGAFETGG; translated from the coding sequence ATGGCAAGTCAAGTCGCGGTCACGCCGTCCGAAATCGTCCCGGCGCGGGCGCGCCTGCCCGTTCAAGCCGCGACGCGCGCTGCTGTAGCGCGGGACTTCGGCAGTCCCATCATCGAAGCCATTCGCCGGCAGGGCTACTGGTATCGGGTTGGACGGCTCACCTTCCGCTTAGCGCGTGAGTTTGGTTTCTGCTACGGCGTGGACGATGCGCTTGATCTGGCCTACGAAGCGCGTCGCCGGTTCAACCACCAGACGATTTACCTGACTGGGGAAATCATTCACAACCCAGTGGTCAACAACCGGCTCACCGCCCTCGGTGTCCGCCCACTGGATGACTTGGCGCAGGTCACGCCGCGAGATGTGGTCATCATTCCGGCTTTTGGACTACCGGTCTCTGATTTGGCGCGCCTGCGTGAAACCGGCTGTACGGTAATTGACACAACCTGTGGTTCGGTTGTTCACGTCTGGAAGCGCGTTGAGCGCTATGCCCGCGATGGCTTCACGACCATCATTCACGGCAAGCACGATCACGAGGAAACAACGGCCACCCGTTCTCACATATTAGCTGTACCGGGCGGACGGTATGTTGTGGTGCGCAATCTTGAGGAGGCGGAACTCGTGGCGGAAGTCATCGCCGGCACGCAGCCAGCAGCGACTTTGCAGAACTTCTTCGTACGAGCGGCCTCGCCGGGTTTTGATCCGGCGCGCGACCTTGAAAGAATTGGCCTTGCCAATCAGACCACCATGCTGGCGAGCGAGTCGCTAGCAATCGCTGAACGCCTGCGCGCCGCCATTGTCGCGCGGTATGGCGAAGACGAAGCCCCTTTCCGTTTTCGGTCGTTTGACACTATTTGCAGCGCTACGCAAGTCCGACAAGACGCGGTGGCCGAGTTGCTCGCTTTCCCGCCTGACCTGATGTTTGTCGTGGGCGGCTACAACAGCAGCAACACCGGCCACCTCTGCGAGATGGCTTCCGCCGTCTGTCCGACTTACCACATCGCTGCGCCCGACTGCATTATGTCAGCCGAGGTTATTCGCCACAAACCGGCCTTCTGCGGTAGGGAAATCCAATCCCGCAACTGGCTGCCGCCGGGCGAGCTGACGATTGGGCTGACATCCGGGGCATCTACGCCGGATCGGTCGTTGGGCGAGGTCGTTTTGCGACTGGTTGAAGTCGCCGGTGAGACCCCGCCCAGCGATTGGGCGGCGCGTGGAGCGTTCGAGACGGGTGGTTGA
- a CDS encoding (Fe-S)-binding protein, whose amino-acid sequence MTAKNIIFIVFFFASVAYFLFNAWRLIEYIRVGKPENRFDNLPRRFWNLLVVGFAQTKIMRQWWAGALHVTVFWGFCILTLASLEVVLEGFHPRASLYFLPGYGVLTFLQDIFGVLVLAASLTFLFRRYVTKPKRFSGAEMKPASRLDATIILLMIIALMVTMFVANGTHPATNSVIFGNRPISDVVGFYLGGNQNELLFEAAWWTHAVVLLVFLNYLPFSKHLHVIASLPNVFFASHQSSGVLPKMDLEAEDVETFGASDVEHFTWKQLFDSYTCTECGRCTAVCPANNTGKPLSPRKIMMDLRRRIEEKGELTVGKLGAFTKGVAANGNGQSELPENVKEVLTRKIVGEGFITPEELWACTTCQACMQECPVSIEHVPTIVDMRRYLVLQEADFPSELNTLFTNLENKYSPWAFSHDGRADWADGLDIPLMSMIEADQKNVEVLFWVGCAGSYDDRYRKVVQSVARLLKKAGVSFAILGKQEKCTGDPARRAGNEYLAQMLIQENVETLNSYKSRFKTVLTSCPHCFNAIKNEWSQFGGTFEVMHHSQYLSKLVAEGRITPTQKIEATAVYHDSCYLGRSNNVYEEPRQVLVQIGAKLTEMERSRDRGMCCGAGGARMWMEEAGERVNVERARQALETKPDVVAAACPFCMTMLTDGLKAHNEERVKVFDIAELLDQATGGDKRV is encoded by the coding sequence ATGACCGCCAAAAACATCATCTTCATTGTGTTCTTTTTCGCCTCCGTCGCCTATTTCCTATTCAACGCCTGGCGGCTGATTGAGTACATCCGCGTTGGGAAGCCGGAAAACCGCTTCGACAACCTGCCGCGCCGGTTCTGGAACCTACTCGTGGTTGGATTCGCTCAGACGAAGATCATGCGTCAGTGGTGGGCCGGCGCGCTCCATGTCACCGTGTTTTGGGGGTTCTGCATCCTGACGCTTGCTTCACTGGAAGTCGTTCTTGAAGGCTTTCACCCACGCGCATCACTGTACTTTCTGCCGGGCTATGGGGTGTTGACGTTCCTACAGGACATCTTCGGCGTGCTCGTGCTGGCGGCTTCTCTGACGTTTCTTTTCCGCCGCTACGTCACCAAACCCAAACGCTTCTCCGGCGCGGAAATGAAACCCGCCAGCCGCCTGGACGCCACCATCATCCTGTTGATGATCATCGCGCTAATGGTCACGATGTTTGTCGCCAACGGTACACACCCGGCGACAAACAGTGTCATTTTCGGGAATCGTCCCATCTCAGATGTTGTCGGTTTCTATTTGGGCGGCAACCAAAACGAGTTGCTTTTCGAGGCGGCGTGGTGGACGCACGCCGTTGTATTGCTTGTCTTCCTGAACTACCTGCCGTTCTCGAAACACCTGCACGTCATCGCCTCGTTGCCGAATGTGTTCTTTGCCTCGCATCAGTCGTCCGGCGTCCTGCCCAAAATGGACCTTGAAGCGGAGGACGTAGAAACCTTTGGCGCTTCTGATGTGGAGCATTTCACTTGGAAACAGTTGTTTGACAGTTACACCTGCACTGAGTGCGGACGCTGTACGGCGGTCTGCCCGGCCAACAACACCGGCAAACCGCTGTCGCCGCGCAAGATCATGATGGACTTGCGCCGCCGTATTGAGGAAAAAGGCGAACTCACCGTCGGCAAACTTGGTGCTTTTACGAAAGGCGTGGCGGCGAACGGCAACGGTCAGAGCGAACTGCCGGAAAATGTCAAAGAGGTTCTGACGCGCAAAATCGTCGGCGAGGGCTTCATCACCCCGGAAGAACTCTGGGCCTGCACAACCTGTCAGGCCTGTATGCAGGAGTGTCCGGTCAGCATTGAGCACGTTCCGACGATTGTGGACATGCGGCGCTACCTCGTTTTGCAGGAAGCGGATTTCCCCAGTGAACTGAACACGCTGTTTACGAATCTTGAGAACAAATACTCGCCGTGGGCGTTCAGTCACGACGGCCGCGCCGACTGGGCCGACGGGCTGGATATTCCGCTCATGTCTATGATCGAGGCCGACCAGAAAAACGTCGAAGTGTTGTTCTGGGTCGGCTGCGCTGGCTCATATGACGACCGCTACCGCAAGGTGGTGCAGTCCGTCGCGCGGTTGCTCAAAAAAGCCGGCGTTTCATTTGCGATTCTCGGCAAGCAGGAAAAATGCACTGGTGATCCAGCGCGGCGCGCCGGCAATGAATACTTGGCGCAAATGCTCATTCAGGAAAATGTTGAAACGCTCAACAGCTACAAGTCGCGTTTCAAGACGGTTCTGACCTCCTGCCCGCACTGCTTCAACGCCATCAAAAACGAGTGGTCGCAGTTCGGCGGGACGTTCGAGGTCATGCACCACAGCCAGTATTTGTCGAAGCTGGTCGCCGAAGGCCGCATTACGCCGACACAGAAGATTGAGGCGACGGCGGTCTATCACGATTCGTGTTATCTGGGGCGTTCAAACAACGTCTATGAAGAACCGCGGCAGGTTCTGGTGCAAATCGGGGCGAAGTTGACCGAAATGGAGCGCTCCCGCGACAGGGGCATGTGCTGCGGCGCAGGCGGGGCGCGGATGTGGATGGAGGAAGCCGGTGAGCGGGTCAATGTCGAACGCGCGCGTCAGGCGCTGGAAACCAAGCCGGATGTCGTCGCGGCGGCATGCCCGTTCTGCATGACGATGCTGACCGACGGCCTCAAGGCGCACAACGAAGAGCGGGTGAAGGTGTTTGACATCGCCGAACTGCTTGATCAGGCGACGGGCGGCGACAAGCGGGTCTGA
- a CDS encoding LptF/LptG family permease produces MRLFDRYLIREIIPYTATVFFLLTAVIFVHEAGRFSELFVVFGRRGLSSAPLIVLVFSLLPGIVIFTLPIAFLIGVMMAMGRLSGDSEIVALQAGGAGPWALLRPALLVGAVVTVVTGYNTFYLLPVAVNSLNQLKKTRSELLLRSIETYIKPGAFTEDLPGKILYVDRSDGEGGWRRIFIAEAADRPNQEPKIYSAESGRLVVGKTLQDSELRLEKARVYSQEARQPDDDASYFMNASGQLTASFSLGRGDEAGSDLQARPPGPELLTFPALWAFKPADAAQARAAATEIHKRIALPAACLIFALFGVVLGVRKLRSGRSGGLFVGMILAMVFYLLLLGGERSARSGAAPVMLAVWLPNLLFLGLAVGLLSGFGAWAAQRLNRGWFWCGWNRLRRLAQHLRRLAAGSEPTSLTRPATVSVASPRRRLGFPRILDGLIFRDAVHYFLLVLFGLVGVFHVFTLFELINSIVQNRIGLGVVVGYLLFLTPQVVNYMTPFAVLVATLVTFGLLARTSQLVVLYASGQSLYRLSVPLALGAALAAATMATTQELVLPASIQRQDYLRYQIRGGTLPPQTFHQKNRKWFRGRDHRIFNFAIFDTDRNEFASFSIYELHPTTAMLLSRTYAAKARWDPMTEEWVLTNGWRRTFSADGLATSRRPIQEMRLKLSETPDYFKQSTTDITKMSVVQLRQQIAELTAQGLDVENLERAVQTKIAAPLACFVMVLVGIPFALTVGKRGAMVGVAVGVGLAVLFWGTVGLFEQLGHYRLLPAFWAAWGPNLLFGSGGLYLLLSAKT; encoded by the coding sequence ATGCGACTGTTTGATCGTTACCTTATCCGCGAAATCATCCCGTACACCGCCACCGTCTTCTTTCTCCTGACGGCGGTGATTTTCGTCCACGAGGCCGGGCGTTTTTCAGAACTCTTTGTGGTGTTTGGCCGGCGTGGTCTATCGAGTGCGCCGCTAATTGTCTTGGTTTTCTCGCTTCTGCCCGGCATCGTGATCTTTACCTTGCCCATCGCCTTTTTGATTGGCGTCATGATGGCGATGGGGCGACTTTCGGGAGACAGCGAAATTGTGGCGCTGCAAGCCGGTGGGGCTGGCCCTTGGGCTCTGCTGCGCCCCGCGCTGTTGGTCGGCGCCGTCGTGACGGTCGTCACTGGCTACAACACGTTTTATCTACTACCGGTCGCCGTCAATTCACTCAACCAACTCAAGAAGACCCGCTCAGAGCTGCTGCTGCGCAGTATTGAAACCTACATCAAGCCCGGCGCTTTTACGGAAGATTTGCCCGGCAAGATTCTCTACGTTGACCGCAGCGACGGCGAAGGCGGTTGGCGACGGATTTTTATTGCTGAGGCGGCGGATCGGCCGAACCAAGAGCCTAAAATCTACTCGGCGGAATCCGGCCGGTTGGTCGTCGGGAAGACGTTGCAGGACAGTGAGCTGCGCTTGGAGAAGGCCCGTGTGTACAGCCAAGAAGCGCGGCAACCGGATGATGATGCAAGCTACTTTATGAACGCTTCCGGTCAACTGACGGCGAGCTTTTCGCTTGGCAGGGGCGACGAGGCGGGTTCGGACCTGCAAGCGCGGCCGCCAGGACCGGAACTGTTGACCTTTCCGGCGCTGTGGGCCTTCAAGCCGGCGGATGCGGCGCAAGCGCGCGCCGCCGCTACGGAAATTCACAAGCGCATTGCCCTGCCTGCGGCCTGCTTGATTTTCGCCCTGTTCGGCGTCGTCTTGGGCGTTAGGAAACTACGTAGTGGGCGGTCAGGCGGCCTGTTTGTCGGGATGATCTTGGCGATGGTCTTTTATCTGCTGCTGCTGGGCGGGGAACGCTCCGCCCGGAGCGGGGCCGCGCCGGTTATGCTTGCCGTCTGGCTTCCGAACCTTCTGTTTCTGGGGCTGGCGGTCGGGCTGCTCAGTGGGTTTGGCGCGTGGGCGGCACAGCGCCTCAACCGGGGTTGGTTTTGGTGCGGCTGGAACCGGCTACGGCGTCTGGCCCAACATCTACGCCGTTTGGCGGCGGGCAGCGAGCCGACCTCGCTGACTCGGCCGGCTACCGTCTCGGTGGCGTCGCCTCGCCGACGCCTTGGGTTTCCACGCATCCTTGACGGCCTGATTTTCCGCGACGCCGTTCATTACTTCTTACTCGTGTTGTTTGGGTTGGTCGGCGTTTTTCATGTCTTCACACTGTTTGAGTTGATCAACTCGATTGTACAAAACCGCATTGGCCTTGGGGTTGTCGTTGGCTACCTGCTGTTTCTAACGCCGCAGGTTGTGAACTACATGACGCCCTTTGCAGTGTTGGTGGCGACGCTGGTGACATTTGGGTTGCTGGCGCGCACTTCGCAGCTTGTGGTGCTGTACGCCAGCGGACAGAGCCTCTATCGCCTGTCCGTTCCGCTGGCGCTTGGGGCGGCTTTGGCGGCTGCGACCATGGCGACCACGCAGGAACTTGTCTTACCGGCCTCCATTCAGCGGCAGGACTACCTGCGCTACCAGATTCGCGGCGGGACGCTGCCGCCGCAGACGTTTCACCAAAAAAACCGGAAGTGGTTTCGCGGCCGCGACCATCGTATCTTCAACTTTGCCATCTTCGACACCGACCGGAACGAGTTCGCAAGCTTCAGCATTTATGAACTGCATCCGACAACGGCGATGCTGCTGTCGCGCACCTATGCTGCCAAGGCCCGCTGGGACCCTATGACGGAGGAATGGGTGCTAACCAACGGCTGGCGGCGTACCTTCTCCGCCGATGGCTTGGCGACCAGCCGCCGGCCGATTCAGGAAATGCGCCTCAAACTGAGCGAAACGCCGGATTACTTCAAACAAAGTACGACCGACATTACCAAAATGAGCGTTGTCCAACTCCGACAGCAGATCGCTGAACTGACAGCGCAGGGGTTGGATGTCGAAAACCTTGAGCGCGCCGTTCAAACCAAAATCGCCGCACCGCTGGCGTGCTTTGTGATGGTGTTGGTAGGCATCCCGTTCGCGCTGACAGTCGGCAAACGCGGGGCGATGGTAGGTGTCGCCGTCGGCGTCGGCTTGGCGGTGCTGTTTTGGGGAACGGTGGGCTTGTTTGAGCAACTCGGCCATTATCGTCTGTTGCCGGCGTTTTGGGCGGCGTGGGGGCCGAATCTCCTCTTTGGAAGCGGCGGACTTTACCTTCTACTGTCGGCGAAAACCTGA